A window of the Zeugodacus cucurbitae isolate PBARC_wt_2022May chromosome 2, idZeuCucr1.2, whole genome shotgun sequence genome harbors these coding sequences:
- the LOC128921995 gene encoding ATP-dependent DNA helicase pif1-like — protein sequence MSEDVLHRVRRETLNPTLQMTDEIYNETLIMIEDMCLLIANKVLSCLGMTAPNRHMHDALNHELQREQQYDIEELAETVRTNVPQLNQQQRIAYDTLIEAVNSGSGGIYFLDAPGGTGKTFLISLLLARIRSRNDIALALASSGIAATLLEGGRTAHSALKLPLNMQITETTKPICNIVKNSAMAKILQVCKLIVWDECTMAHKRSLEALDRTLKDLRDNQNIFGGAMILLSGDFRQTLPVIPRSTVADELNACLKSSNLWQYVKTLQLTTNMRVFLQRDETANMFAKQLLDIGNNKVAMDTSTGFITLPTDFCHITDSKEELIQRVFPDIGQKFNNHNWLGERAVLAAKNKDVEDLNAIIQNFLPGQLVSFKSVDTVMNQDDVVNYPTEFLNSLELPGLPPHNLQLKVGSVVIMLRNINQPRLCNGTRLAVKKLMNNVIEATIIKGKYKGEDVLIPRIPMIPTDLPFDFKRLQFPVRLDFAMTINKSQGQSLEEMQMTRYAVDEDNDYSALK from the exons ATGTCTGAGGATGTTTTGCATCGTGTGCGCCGTGAAACTTTGAATCCTACACTACAAATGACTGACGAAATTTACAATGAGACATTGATTATGATAGAAGATATGTGTTTATTGATAGCTAATAAAGTATTGTCGTGTTTGGGAATGACAGCACCCAATCGTCATATGCACGATGCATTAAATCACGAGTTGCAAAGGGAACAACAGTACGACATTGAAGAATTGGCCGAAACAGTTCGTACAAATGTTCCACaattaaatcaacaacaaagaatTGCGTACGATACTTTAATAGAAGCTGTGAACAGTGGATCTGGTGGAATTTATTTCCTTGATGCTCCCGGAGGAACAGGAAAAACGTTCTTAATTTCATTGCTGTTGGCGAGGATCAGATCGCGAAATGATATTGCTCTAGCATTGGCATCATCTGGAATAGCTGCGACTCTGCTAGAAGGCGGGCGAACTGCGCATTCTGCCTTGAAATTAccattaaacatgcaaatcaccGAAACAACGAAACCAATTTGCAacatcgtcaaaaatagcgcaaTGGCAAAGATTCTACAGGTATGCAAATTAATTGTTTGGGATGAATGCACAATGGCCCATAAGAGGTCACTGGAGGCACTGGACAGAACATTGAAAGATCTTCGTgacaaccaaaatatttttggtggggCCATGATTCTGTTGTCAGGTGATTTTCGTCAGACTCTTCCAGTTATTCCccgatcaactgttgctgatgaACTAAatgcatgcctaaaatcatcgaATTTGTGGCAGTACGTAAAGACactccaattaacaactaacatgcGAGTATTTTTGCAACGTGATGAAACTGCAAATATGTTTGCGAAGCAGTTGTTAGACATTGGAAATAATAAAGTTGCAATGGACACTTCGACCGGATTCATCACATTACCTACAGATTTCTGTCACATCACAGATTCAAAAGAGGAACTTATTCAGCGAGTTTTCCCAGATATAGGGCAAAAGTTCAATAACCATAATTGGCTGGGTGAACGAGCAGTATTGGCAGCGAAAAATAAAGATGTCGAGGATCTCAATGCAATCATTCAGAACTTTCTTCCAGGACAGTTGGTTTCCTTCAAATCAGTCGACACCGTTATGAATCAAGATGACGTAGTCAACTATCCCacggagtttttaaattcactggAATTGCCTGGATTACCACCTCACAATTTGCAGTTAAAAGTAGgatcagttgtcatcatgctgcgtaacattaATCAACCTCGACTATGCAatggaacaagactggctgtgaaaaaGCTGATGAATAACGTCATTGAGGCAACAATCATAAAAGGAAAATACAAAGGAGAGGATGTCTTGATCCCGCGAATACCGATGATTCCAACGGATTTACCATTCGATTTTAAACGCTTACAATTTCCAGTACGTCTGGACTTTGCGAtgacaataaataaatcgcAAGGACAGTCTTTAGAG GAAATGCAGATGACGCGCTACGCCGTTGACGAGGATAATGATTACAGTGCACTAAAGTAA